From a region of the Deinococcus terrestris genome:
- a CDS encoding low temperature requirement protein A: protein MTHGEPSSVTLQDGPSANEQAAPGTPGEQKVTWLELFFDLTFVVAFDQLAKRLGDAPSGINLVNFLVMFGAVWWAWAGNTTFAARHGNQERVYRWGTLAQLLTVALMALSERGELAENGPVFAAAFAANRLILVAMHGLMIRKNPDVAAFARPLMTGYGLAALLWLGSAFLGGTTQLVAWGVALAVDLVTPLLIKDRHGHALPHQEHLPERVGLLQIIALGNIVTELVAGGRQRPLTVPDLAPSLFALLAAVGLWRLYFDQARALPVLEAHRRGRVGSFLMWLYGHIPFTLGLVMLAVGMGHGISDTENVRDAVNLQLVVWSLFSLLFSLALLRFTALRLSHRRVGRDRSLVALLGALAVTAGLSLTDLGSLPLHAAVAALCLGLAAITATDPATEHLGDLEERLGAGGSPL, encoded by the coding sequence GTGACCCACGGCGAACCCAGCAGCGTCACCCTGCAAGACGGTCCCAGCGCCAACGAGCAGGCGGCCCCCGGTACCCCCGGGGAGCAGAAGGTTACCTGGCTGGAGCTGTTCTTCGACCTTACCTTCGTGGTGGCCTTTGACCAGCTCGCCAAGCGGCTGGGCGACGCGCCCTCGGGGATCAACCTCGTCAACTTTCTGGTGATGTTCGGGGCGGTGTGGTGGGCGTGGGCGGGCAACACCACTTTTGCGGCGCGGCACGGCAATCAGGAGCGGGTCTACCGCTGGGGCACGCTGGCGCAACTGCTCACCGTGGCGCTGATGGCGCTGTCCGAGCGGGGCGAACTCGCGGAGAACGGGCCGGTCTTCGCCGCCGCCTTCGCCGCCAACCGCCTGATTCTGGTCGCCATGCACGGGCTGATGATCCGCAAGAACCCCGACGTGGCCGCATTCGCCCGCCCGCTGATGACCGGATACGGGCTGGCCGCGCTGCTCTGGCTGGGCAGCGCCTTCCTGGGCGGCACCACGCAACTCGTGGCCTGGGGGGTGGCGCTCGCCGTGGACCTCGTGACGCCGCTGCTGATCAAGGACCGTCACGGCCACGCGCTGCCGCATCAGGAGCACCTGCCCGAGCGGGTGGGCCTGCTCCAGATCATCGCGCTGGGCAACATCGTGACCGAGCTGGTGGCGGGGGGACGGCAGCGGCCTCTGACCGTGCCGGACCTCGCGCCCTCCCTGTTCGCGCTGCTGGCGGCGGTGGGGCTGTGGCGGCTGTACTTCGATCAGGCCCGCGCCCTTCCGGTGCTGGAGGCGCACCGCCGGGGCCGGGTGGGGTCGTTCCTGATGTGGCTCTACGGGCACATCCCCTTCACGCTGGGGCTGGTGATGCTGGCGGTCGGGATGGGCCACGGCATCAGCGACACCGAGAATGTCCGTGACGCGGTGAACCTGCAACTCGTGGTGTGGTCGCTCTTCTCGCTGCTGTTCTCGCTCGCGCTGCTGCGCTTCACGGCGCTGCGGCTCTCGCACCGCCGGGTCGGGCGCGACCGCAGCCTGGTCGCGCTGCTGGGGGCGCTGGCAGTCACGGCGGGCCTCTCGCTGACCGACCTGGGCAGCCTGCCCCTGCACGCGGCGGTGGCCGCCTTGTGCCTGGGGCTGGCGGCGATCACCGCGACCGACCCCGCCACCGAGCACCTCGGCGACCTGGAGGAGCGGCTGGGGGCGGGCGGGTCGCCGCTGTAA
- the metG gene encoding methionine--tRNA ligase, which yields MTRPTGAEPPTFYITTAIDYANGLPHIGHVYEKILTDAIARYRRLAGDRVHFLTGTDEHGEKIAKAAAASGQTPQAFVDDLALRGFRGLWDRLEISYDDFIRTTEDRHKRYVQEILQRVYDAGDIYFAEYDGLYSVGAERYVTDKELVEGPDGVRRFPGDKDPPEHRREANYFFRMEKYQAWLLEHIQTHPDFIGPAGYRNEVLEMLREPIGPLSISRPKSRVPWGVELPWDPDHVTYVWFDALLSYASGPVSLGMGEQTIGTAWHVIGKDILKPHAVFWPTMLRAAGLPVYRRLVVHSHILAEDGRKMGKSLGNAIDPEELVAKYPADAIRYTLLREASLGADSPYGEGILVSRLNSDLANDLGNLLSRTVSMIQKYRGGVLPQAQERGEREHRIEAAALALPGEVLRLVDDLKINMAIEAAMNFVRDLNRYIAESAPWTLAKSEDTQRRLDTVLYTAAEGLRVASVALEAVIPAKAQELRAQLGLAGQSYPLASAWGLIPAGTQVPGGPVLFPKPEPQSGGDAAPTPPPAKPKKEKTSMTQTPETMPAPQPAAQPTATAAPTENLISIDDFARVDLRIAEVVEAEAVPKADKLLKLTVRMGEETRTVVSGIRQWFAPEDLVGRRVILVANLKPAKLRGIESQGMILAAEDEHGNLDLVGTRLELPSGTKVR from the coding sequence ATGACCAGACCAACGGGGGCCGAGCCGCCCACCTTCTACATCACGACCGCCATCGACTACGCCAACGGTCTGCCGCACATCGGGCACGTCTACGAGAAGATCCTGACCGACGCCATCGCCCGCTACCGCCGCCTCGCCGGGGACCGGGTGCATTTCCTGACCGGCACCGACGAGCACGGCGAGAAGATCGCCAAGGCCGCCGCCGCGAGCGGGCAGACCCCGCAGGCCTTTGTGGACGACCTCGCGCTGCGGGGCTTCCGGGGGCTGTGGGACCGGCTGGAGATCAGCTACGACGACTTTATCCGCACGACGGAAGACCGCCACAAGCGCTACGTGCAGGAGATTTTGCAGCGCGTGTACGACGCGGGCGACATCTACTTCGCCGAGTACGACGGCCTGTACTCGGTGGGCGCCGAGCGTTACGTGACTGACAAGGAACTGGTCGAAGGGCCAGACGGGGTGCGCCGTTTCCCCGGCGACAAGGACCCCCCGGAGCACCGCCGGGAGGCCAACTACTTCTTCCGCATGGAGAAGTATCAGGCGTGGCTGCTGGAGCACATCCAGACCCACCCCGACTTTATCGGCCCGGCCGGGTACCGCAACGAGGTGCTGGAGATGCTGCGCGAACCCATCGGGCCGCTGAGCATCTCGCGCCCCAAAAGCCGGGTGCCCTGGGGCGTCGAGCTGCCCTGGGACCCCGACCACGTGACCTACGTGTGGTTCGACGCGCTGCTGAGCTACGCCTCGGGGCCGGTCAGCCTCGGCATGGGCGAACAGACCATCGGGACCGCGTGGCACGTGATCGGCAAGGACATCCTCAAGCCGCACGCGGTCTTCTGGCCCACCATGCTGCGGGCGGCGGGGCTGCCCGTGTACCGCCGCTTGGTCGTGCACAGCCATATCCTCGCCGAGGACGGGCGCAAGATGGGTAAGAGCCTGGGCAACGCCATCGACCCGGAAGAACTGGTGGCGAAGTACCCCGCCGACGCTATCCGTTACACGCTGCTGCGTGAGGCGTCGCTGGGGGCCGACAGTCCCTACGGGGAGGGGATTCTGGTCTCGCGGCTGAACTCCGACCTCGCCAACGACCTCGGCAACCTGCTCTCGCGCACGGTCAGCATGATTCAGAAGTACCGGGGCGGCGTGCTGCCGCAGGCGCAGGAACGCGGCGAGCGCGAGCACCGGATCGAGGCGGCGGCGCTGGCCCTGCCCGGCGAGGTGCTGCGGCTGGTGGACGACCTGAAGATCAACATGGCGATCGAGGCCGCCATGAACTTCGTGCGCGACCTCAACCGCTATATCGCGGAAAGTGCCCCGTGGACGCTGGCGAAGTCGGAGGACACGCAGCGGCGGCTCGACACCGTGCTGTACACCGCCGCCGAGGGCCTGCGGGTGGCGAGCGTGGCGCTGGAGGCCGTAATTCCCGCCAAGGCCCAGGAACTCCGGGCGCAGCTCGGGCTGGCGGGGCAGAGTTACCCGCTCGCGTCGGCCTGGGGCCTGATTCCGGCGGGGACCCAGGTGCCCGGCGGCCCGGTCCTCTTTCCCAAGCCGGAACCGCAGTCGGGGGGCGACGCGGCCCCCACCCCTCCCCCCGCCAAGCCCAAGAAGGAGAAGACATCCATGACCCAGACTCCAGAAACGATGCCCGCCCCGCAGCCCGCCGCCCAGCCCACCGCAACGGCGGCGCCCACGGAGAACCTGATCTCCATCGACGACTTCGCGCGGGTGGACCTCCGCATCGCGGAAGTGGTGGAGGCCGAGGCGGTCCCCAAGGCCGACAAACTGCTCAAGCTGACGGTGCGGATGGGTGAGGAGACGCGCACGGTGGTCAGCGGCATCCGCCAGTGGTTCGCGCCGGAAGACCTGGTGGGCCGCCGGGTGATCCTGGTCGCCAACCTTAAGCCCGCCAAACTGCGCGGGATCGAGTCCCAGGGCATGATCCTCGCCGCCGAGGACGAGCACGGGAACCTCGATCTGGTGGGCACGCGGCTGGAACTGCCCAGCGGAACGAAGGTCCGGTAA
- the ruvA gene encoding Holliday junction branch migration protein RuvA encodes MIAYLKGTVREVRDASAVIVAGGVGYEVHCPASALGKLSVGDEAELNIRHVVREDAQLLFGFSDADSLRLFDLLTGVSGVGPKLGLALLSAMPVSAVAQGLLTGDVKLLSSVSGVGKKTAERLVLELQNKVPEHLAAGPAGGGAARAAAPPTTAGRDAIEALLALGFREGQVRGVVAELLAADPAQSADALIRKGLGRLR; translated from the coding sequence GTGATTGCCTACCTGAAAGGCACCGTGCGCGAGGTGCGCGACGCGAGTGCCGTGATCGTCGCCGGGGGCGTGGGCTACGAGGTCCACTGCCCGGCCTCCGCCCTGGGCAAATTGAGCGTGGGCGACGAGGCCGAGCTGAATATCCGCCACGTCGTGCGCGAGGACGCCCAGCTTCTCTTCGGCTTCAGTGACGCCGACAGCCTGCGCCTCTTCGACCTGCTCACCGGCGTGAGCGGGGTGGGGCCGAAGCTGGGGCTGGCGCTGCTGTCGGCCATGCCGGTGAGTGCGGTGGCGCAGGGCCTGCTCACGGGCGACGTGAAGCTGCTCTCCAGTGTGTCGGGCGTGGGCAAGAAGACCGCCGAGCGGCTGGTCCTGGAACTTCAGAACAAGGTGCCGGAGCATCTGGCCGCCGGGCCAGCGGGGGGCGGCGCGGCGCGGGCGGCGGCCCCCCCCACGACCGCCGGGCGCGACGCCATTGAGGCGCTGCTGGCGCTGGGCTTCCGCGAGGGGCAGGTGCGCGGGGTGGTGGCCGAGCTGCTCGCCGCCGACCCCGCCCAGAGCGCCGACGCCCTGATTCGCAAGGGCCTGGGCCGGTTGCGGTGA
- a CDS encoding protein kinase domain-containing protein gives MTPDALPGGSLPNLLLLAGLFAAGLLLFVRLPERALAVLAAVLAAGLAVGLLVLGLGAGTPERAQAALVAAAVLLMGAPLVVSGGSAALFRRRPVRVQRTERVAPPRSATPLPDLHFQDYEVLERVGIGGMGSVYRARHRSDGRTVALKVPQDKYLADTKFVRRFYREAEVLKRFNHPGIVRVYDFRMEDPEHYIAMEFLDGESLETLMDRERLPFSEAVQVVRALADALRHIHMQNVIHRDIKPANVMVLKGAFRDGRLREGGVKLMDFGIAVGKVLTRLTMTGARVGTPIYMAPEQAKGGRVDARSDVYSLGLLAYELATGDTAFKGSYEAVVHQQVFEAPKPPKQVRLEVPGKLSDLILHMIEKDPAQRPGLDEVIARIDAGVLEDETFSDPWALALGVEERRGTLRLLDLSGKLRLSLRDGPGSPSLATGQEAAAPGLPAAPRALAADDAGHLYAAVLDYGRAGTAGLIRQLAPDGTELRSFGRYGLGDGELLDPVSLAWAGGQLYVLDGEALRVNVYSPAGEFRGSFGGRGTGPGTFEAPRTVAATPGGEVLVLDMGRREVGRFSPTGEYRGRYAFRLDRGSEGLRELEGLAAGADGTVYIVDGVARKVRRIDPSGTPSGAFSLEPLVGEPASAPWLLQPGPEGQLYAVRQGGQMLRTFSAAGDLVSTRDMYTPVLALTLLPRPPGENPA, from the coding sequence TTGACCCCCGACGCGCTGCCCGGCGGGAGCCTGCCCAACCTGCTGCTGCTCGCGGGGCTCTTTGCGGCGGGGCTACTGCTGTTCGTGCGGCTGCCCGAGCGGGCGCTGGCGGTACTGGCCGCCGTCCTCGCGGCGGGGCTGGCGGTGGGCCTGCTGGTCCTGGGCCTGGGGGCCGGAACCCCCGAACGGGCGCAGGCGGCGCTGGTGGCGGCGGCCGTGCTGCTGATGGGTGCCCCGCTGGTGGTGTCGGGCGGAAGCGCGGCCCTCTTCCGGCGGCGCCCGGTGCGGGTGCAGCGCACCGAACGGGTGGCCCCGCCCCGCTCGGCCACCCCGCTCCCCGACCTGCACTTTCAGGACTACGAGGTGCTCGAACGGGTGGGCATCGGCGGCATGGGCAGCGTCTACCGCGCCCGGCACCGCTCAGACGGGCGGACGGTGGCGCTGAAGGTCCCGCAGGACAAGTACCTCGCGGACACCAAGTTCGTGCGCCGCTTCTACCGGGAAGCCGAGGTCCTGAAGCGCTTCAACCACCCCGGCATCGTGCGGGTCTACGACTTCCGGATGGAGGATCCCGAGCACTACATCGCCATGGAGTTTCTCGACGGCGAGAGCCTGGAAACCCTGATGGACCGCGAGCGGCTTCCCTTCTCCGAGGCCGTGCAGGTCGTGCGGGCGCTCGCGGACGCCCTGCGTCACATCCACATGCAGAACGTGATTCACCGTGACATCAAGCCCGCCAACGTGATGGTCCTGAAGGGCGCTTTCCGGGACGGGCGGCTGCGCGAGGGCGGCGTCAAGTTGATGGACTTCGGGATCGCGGTGGGCAAGGTCCTGACCCGGCTCACCATGACGGGAGCGCGGGTCGGCACGCCCATCTACATGGCCCCCGAGCAGGCCAAGGGGGGCCGGGTGGACGCCCGCAGCGACGTGTACTCGCTGGGGCTGCTCGCCTACGAACTCGCCACCGGAGACACTGCCTTCAAGGGCAGCTACGAGGCAGTCGTGCACCAGCAGGTCTTCGAGGCCCCCAAGCCCCCCAAGCAGGTGCGGCTGGAGGTGCCCGGCAAGCTCAGCGACCTGATTCTGCACATGATCGAGAAAGACCCCGCCCAGCGCCCTGGCCTCGACGAGGTGATCGCCCGCATCGACGCCGGGGTGCTGGAGGACGAAACCTTCAGCGACCCCTGGGCGCTGGCCCTCGGCGTGGAGGAACGCCGGGGCACCCTGCGGCTGCTCGACCTCTCGGGCAAGCTGCGCCTCAGCCTGCGCGACGGGCCGGGGAGCCCCTCCCTGGCAACCGGGCAGGAAGCTGCCGCGCCCGGCCTTCCCGCCGCGCCGCGTGCGCTGGCCGCCGACGACGCGGGTCACCTCTATGCCGCTGTCCTCGACTATGGCCGGGCGGGCACGGCGGGCCTGATCCGGCAGCTTGCCCCCGACGGCACCGAGCTGCGGAGCTTCGGACGCTACGGCCTGGGCGACGGCGAACTGCTCGACCCCGTCAGCCTCGCCTGGGCGGGGGGGCAGCTCTATGTCCTCGACGGCGAGGCGCTGCGGGTCAATGTGTACAGCCCGGCGGGCGAGTTCCGGGGCTCCTTCGGCGGGCGTGGGACCGGGCCGGGCACCTTCGAGGCCCCGCGCACCGTGGCTGCGACGCCGGGCGGCGAGGTGCTGGTGCTGGACATGGGGCGGCGCGAGGTGGGCCGCTTTTCCCCCACGGGCGAGTACCGGGGCCGCTACGCCTTCCGCCTCGACCGGGGCTCGGAGGGCCTGCGCGAGCTGGAGGGGCTGGCGGCGGGGGCCGACGGCACCGTCTATATCGTGGACGGAGTGGCCCGCAAGGTCCGGCGCATCGACCCCAGCGGCACCCCCAGCGGCGCGTTCTCCCTCGAACCCCTGGTGGGCGAACCCGCCTCCGCCCCGTGGCTGCTGCAACCCGGCCCCGAGGGGCAACTCTACGCCGTGCGGCAGGGCGGCCAGATGCTGCGGACCTTCAGCGCGGCGGGCGACCTCGTCTCCACCCGCGACATGTACACCCCGGTCCTCGCGCTGACCCTGCTGCCCCGCCCGCCGGGAGAGAATCCGGCATGA